One uncultured Flavobacterium sp. genomic window carries:
- the leuC gene encoding 3-isopropylmalate dehydratase large subunit, whose amino-acid sequence MSKTLFDKVWDSHVVRKIEDGPDVFFIDRHFIHEVTSPVAFLGLKSRDVKVLYPERTFATADHNTPTINQHLPVQDALSANQLKALEDNAAEYGISHWGLGHIKNGIVHVVGPENGITLPGATIVCGDSHTSTHGAFGAIAFGIGTSEVEMVLSTQCIMQPKPKKMRINVNGQLSKGVGPKDVALYIIAQLTTSGGTGYFVEYAGDVFENMTMEGRMTVCNLSIEMGARGGMIAPDQTTFDFLEGRLYAPKGEAWTKAVEYWKTLKTDADAVFDAELNIKASDIEPMITYGTNPGMGIGITKHIPNANQVEGGEETYKKSLAYMGFHEDDVMIGKQIDYVFLGSCTNGRIEDFRAFAEIVKGRKKADNVTAWLVPGSHVVEAQIKEEGILDILTEAGFVLRQPGCSACLAMNDDKVPAGKYAVSTSNRNFEGRQGPGSRTLLASPIMAAAAAVTGKLTDPRELF is encoded by the coding sequence ATGAGTAAGACATTATTTGACAAAGTATGGGATTCACATGTAGTGCGTAAAATTGAAGATGGACCAGATGTATTTTTTATTGATCGTCATTTCATTCATGAAGTTACGAGTCCTGTTGCTTTTTTAGGACTAAAATCAAGAGACGTTAAGGTTTTATACCCAGAACGTACTTTTGCAACTGCAGATCACAATACCCCAACTATAAACCAACATTTACCAGTTCAGGATGCATTATCAGCAAATCAGCTTAAAGCTCTTGAAGATAACGCTGCCGAATACGGAATTTCGCACTGGGGATTAGGTCACATTAAAAATGGAATTGTACACGTAGTGGGTCCTGAAAACGGAATTACTTTGCCAGGTGCTACTATTGTATGTGGAGATTCACATACGTCTACTCACGGTGCTTTTGGAGCAATTGCTTTTGGTATCGGAACTTCTGAGGTTGAGATGGTGCTTTCTACTCAATGTATTATGCAGCCTAAACCAAAGAAAATGCGTATTAACGTAAACGGTCAATTAAGCAAAGGTGTTGGTCCAAAAGACGTTGCACTTTATATTATTGCTCAGTTAACTACTTCTGGAGGAACAGGATATTTTGTTGAATATGCTGGTGATGTTTTTGAAAACATGACTATGGAAGGTCGTATGACGGTTTGTAATTTAAGTATCGAAATGGGTGCTCGTGGCGGAATGATCGCTCCTGACCAAACTACTTTCGATTTCCTTGAAGGAAGATTATACGCTCCAAAAGGTGAAGCCTGGACAAAAGCTGTTGAATACTGGAAAACTCTAAAAACGGATGCTGATGCTGTTTTTGATGCTGAATTAAACATCAAAGCTTCAGACATTGAACCAATGATTACTTACGGTACAAACCCTGGAATGGGAATTGGTATTACAAAACATATCCCAAATGCCAACCAAGTTGAAGGCGGTGAGGAAACTTACAAAAAATCTTTGGCTTATATGGGCTTCCATGAAGACGACGTGATGATTGGAAAACAAATTGATTATGTTTTCTTAGGAAGCTGTACAAACGGACGTATTGAAGATTTTAGGGCTTTCGCCGAAATTGTAAAAGGAAGAAAAAAAGCAGATAATGTTACCGCTTGGTTAGTTCCGGGTTCTCACGTTGTTGAAGCACAAATTAAAGAAGAAGGTATTTTAGATATTTTAACCGAAGCTGGTTTCGTATTACGTCAGCCGGGTTGTTCAGCGTGTTTAGCAATGAACGATGATAAAGTTCCTGCCGGAAAATATGCAGTAAGCACTTCAAACAGAAACTTTGAAGGTCGTCAGGGTCCTGGTTCAAGAACATTATTAGCAAGCCCAATTATGGCTGCTGCTGCTGCTGTTACTGGAAAACTAACAGACCCGAGGGAATTATTTTAA